One window of Fibrobacterota bacterium genomic DNA carries:
- a CDS encoding tetratricopeptide repeat protein, producing MAARVSIWAKAALAIGTPLFVYSLCEMALWAAGVKPLSLTEDPFVGFAASQPLFIRGSGDSSGLMVTNPVKFTHFNPQSFPIKKAPGTFRIFTVGGSTCYGHPWRDPVSFSGWLRDLLPKADSSRKWEVINCGGISYASYREAMLIAEAIQYQPDLFLVYSGHNEFLEERTYRGTTGMPKFIRELSGLLEHTRTYSALRRLTRPRPAPAAAEAKVAERGARGSSYQMAGEVDDILANTVGPTSYTRNDTLRQDIFAHFRASLGRMADMAHSVGAEVIFLTTPGNEKDCSPFKSEPKPGLSPDDAGRIADLRRRAQGAAPAAAAQLLDSAAALDDRDAALLFEAGKAAYAAAKFADAKRLLRKSLDEDVCPLRAPTPLRDIVLKTASEHKAQALDFSALLEKKTRADSGNDVLGEPDFVDHVHLSIDDYRYMALAILGKMAALGMVKAAPGWDETAFKGNRIVDSVAARVMSHMGPRELGEGLHNLAKVVNWAGKHDDAARIAERALAVDTESLEAIWSSLFVGAARERAGREAEAIPHYRRAVRLDTTNPMSHHYLADALGRLGDRSGAASEYAKVVELDPGDADAQGKLGILLATGGRPVDAVPHLRAALNQWPDRADLKTTLGDALLKSGDAGEAESDFRAALARNPRDARALAGLAHIAEAKGDMAGAINLYAQALAIDPDLTEARAALSHALGGMPLKQ from the coding sequence ATGGCGGCACGCGTTTCGATCTGGGCCAAAGCGGCCCTCGCCATTGGCACTCCGCTCTTCGTCTATTCCCTGTGCGAAATGGCCCTATGGGCCGCCGGCGTCAAGCCCTTAAGTCTTACCGAAGATCCCTTCGTGGGATTCGCGGCCTCCCAGCCTTTGTTCATCCGCGGCAGCGGCGATAGCTCGGGCCTCATGGTCACCAACCCGGTGAAGTTTACGCATTTCAATCCCCAATCGTTCCCCATCAAGAAGGCCCCGGGAACCTTCCGCATTTTCACCGTGGGGGGATCCACCTGCTACGGTCATCCCTGGCGCGATCCGGTTTCGTTCAGCGGATGGTTGCGCGATCTGCTGCCTAAAGCCGACTCCAGCCGCAAATGGGAAGTCATCAATTGCGGCGGCATCAGCTATGCGAGCTACCGCGAAGCCATGCTCATCGCCGAGGCGATCCAGTACCAGCCCGATCTCTTCCTCGTCTACAGCGGGCATAACGAATTCCTGGAAGAGCGCACTTACCGCGGCACCACGGGCATGCCCAAGTTCATCCGCGAGCTGAGCGGCCTTCTCGAACATACGCGAACCTATTCCGCCCTGCGGCGCTTGACCCGTCCGCGACCCGCGCCTGCCGCCGCCGAAGCCAAAGTTGCGGAACGCGGCGCCCGGGGAAGTTCGTACCAGATGGCCGGCGAAGTGGACGACATCCTCGCCAATACCGTCGGCCCGACTTCCTATACCCGTAACGATACGTTGCGCCAGGACATCTTCGCGCATTTCCGCGCCTCCCTGGGGCGCATGGCCGACATGGCCCATTCCGTCGGCGCCGAGGTGATCTTCCTGACTACCCCGGGCAATGAAAAAGACTGTTCGCCTTTCAAGAGCGAACCCAAGCCGGGCCTTTCCCCGGACGATGCCGGCCGCATCGCCGACTTGCGCCGTCGCGCCCAAGGCGCCGCCCCCGCAGCCGCCGCCCAGCTGTTGGATTCCGCCGCCGCTTTGGACGATCGCGATGCCGCCTTGCTCTTCGAAGCCGGCAAGGCCGCCTATGCCGCGGCCAAGTTCGCGGACGCCAAGCGCCTCCTGCGGAAATCCCTCGACGAAGACGTCTGTCCCTTGCGCGCGCCCACGCCCCTGCGCGACATCGTCCTGAAGACGGCCAGCGAGCACAAGGCCCAAGCCCTCGATTTCTCCGCCTTGCTGGAAAAGAAAACCCGCGCCGATTCCGGCAACGATGTCTTGGGGGAGCCCGATTTCGTCGATCACGTGCATTTGTCCATCGACGATTACCGTTACATGGCCCTGGCCATTCTCGGTAAAATGGCCGCCCTAGGAATGGTCAAGGCGGCTCCCGGATGGGACGAAACCGCTTTCAAGGGAAACCGGATCGTGGACTCCGTAGCGGCCCGCGTCATGTCGCATATGGGACCGCGCGAGCTGGGCGAAGGGTTGCATAATCTGGCCAAGGTGGTGAATTGGGCCGGCAAGCACGACGATGCGGCCCGCATCGCGGAGCGCGCCCTGGCGGTGGACACAGAAAGTTTGGAGGCCATCTGGAGCTCCCTTTTCGTGGGAGCCGCCCGCGAGCGCGCGGGACGCGAGGCCGAAGCCATTCCCCATTACCGCCGGGCCGTGCGTTTGGATACGACCAATCCGATGTCGCATCATTACCTCGCCGACGCGTTGGGCCGGTTGGGCGATCGCAGCGGCGCCGCCTCCGAATACGCGAAAGTCGTCGAGCTTGATCCCGGCGATGCCGACGCCCAGGGCAAATTGGGGATCTTGCTCGCGACGGGCGGCCGACCGGTGGACGCCGTTCCCCATTTGCGCGCGGCCCTGAACCAATGGCCGGACCGCGCCGACCTCAAGACCACTTTGGGCGATGCCCTGCTGAAGTCGGGGGACGCCGGCGAAGCCGAATCGGATTTCCGGGCCGCCTTGGCCCGCAATCCCCGGGACGCCCGCGCCCTGGCGGGCCTGGCTCATATCGCCGAAGCCAAGGGCGATATGGCGGGGGCCATCAATCTCTACGCCCAGGCCTTGGCCATCGATCCTGATCTCACCGAAGCCAGAGCCGCCTTGAGCCATGCCTTAGGCGGGATGCCTCTCAAGCAGTAA
- a CDS encoding SUMF1/EgtB/PvdO family nonheme iron enzyme, with amino-acid sequence MALIRSAGRTFMQGGDAQSAEADELPAFKSAFTYDYYLDTVEVSQGAYADLMGSAPATAAFGSGRDYPVYGVTWFDAALFANARSKAAGLDTVYEYALVKRSPSGSAYDLPGLEPHLERQGFRLPTESEWEYAARAGSSGTFAWGEMKDSALASAFAWSTANSAGATHPVGTLAANAFGLHDMAGNVMEWIGDWKGQYPSGAVSDFAGGRDPGPQGEIPVKGGAFKYGLRELRPANRSATYATIPSAATEYVGFRCALGAIAKPFFSTADGQPIATGKVILNQERPQDLVGGRAAKLVFVNASPTLRHLAYVDYSKTPAKLIEFTDRDDVFHPTISPDGNWVAFGTRLEGVDTGSDLYVRALDGTSSPCRKIGPGFIPRWWVDPVTRDTFLIYTNSAIDDASSRWADGKTFLQKVSGGAPQGDPRPLAAQGGFHDGYSADGRYLATGYRLLKLENLASGQAKVLFTAPKNGKAPGDTSQVCNVSISPDSTGRTLFLDFGYPGVSALTRGSYDIHQVAFMAGPDGDVMRWYKSPPDESGFEDLEWTNDPDIAVTGATDASQARRHLYLLDLKDSTMLRIVTGTQIMQPAFWLGSSRGIPQGGLSADSLGWYDDPLTTATREVFAFKMHLFWENNDRLEAAFVGSSQMTDGLDPSQVTCVKGFNLAYGAGDLKGVDFVLRHYVMTRCPKLRLVAISVPLGWLNLHDNDFSWTNAVEGSKGLVYDENHDFWPLGLPSGFRELAVSAPYPSIGIDSLGLYSFPTNGWGSNLSEWAGPDWDVSNAEYQGNFPVLERLVAELSQGNVQVAFVVFPQSPAYKGMHSFSVWGPSWDTARRILDQLSALQAKYPGFHLIDLNQNGDHGFTDADAYDDMHLSGAGAKKAGAMLNLEFAKMLGK; translated from the coding sequence ATGGCCTTGATCCGCTCGGCGGGCCGTACCTTTATGCAAGGCGGGGACGCGCAGTCGGCGGAGGCCGATGAGCTGCCGGCGTTCAAGAGTGCATTTACCTACGATTATTACCTGGATACCGTCGAGGTGAGCCAAGGCGCCTACGCCGATCTGATGGGATCCGCTCCGGCAACGGCCGCTTTCGGGTCCGGACGCGACTATCCGGTGTATGGCGTGACCTGGTTCGATGCGGCCCTATTCGCGAACGCCAGAAGCAAAGCCGCCGGGCTCGATACCGTATACGAGTATGCCCTCGTGAAAAGGTCGCCCTCCGGTTCGGCATATGACCTGCCCGGTTTGGAACCGCATTTGGAACGGCAAGGCTTTCGCCTGCCTACCGAATCCGAATGGGAGTACGCGGCCCGGGCCGGTTCGTCAGGGACGTTCGCTTGGGGCGAAATGAAGGATTCGGCTTTGGCCTCCGCTTTCGCTTGGTCCACGGCGAACTCGGCCGGGGCGACGCATCCGGTCGGGACCTTGGCGGCCAACGCCTTCGGGTTGCACGACATGGCCGGAAACGTCATGGAGTGGATCGGCGACTGGAAGGGGCAGTATCCCTCGGGAGCAGTCTCGGATTTCGCCGGTGGGCGGGATCCCGGGCCCCAGGGCGAAATTCCCGTTAAAGGCGGGGCTTTTAAATACGGCCTACGCGAACTGCGCCCGGCCAACCGCTCCGCGACTTACGCCACCATACCATCGGCGGCCACCGAATACGTGGGCTTCCGCTGCGCCCTGGGCGCGATCGCGAAGCCCTTTTTCTCTACTGCCGATGGCCAACCCATCGCTACGGGCAAGGTGATACTGAACCAAGAAAGGCCGCAAGACCTCGTTGGCGGCCGGGCGGCGAAGCTGGTCTTCGTGAACGCCTCGCCCACCCTTCGGCACTTGGCATACGTCGACTATTCCAAGACCCCGGCCAAGCTGATCGAGTTTACCGACCGCGACGACGTGTTCCATCCCACGATTTCACCGGATGGCAATTGGGTCGCGTTCGGAACGCGGCTCGAAGGCGTCGATACCGGCTCCGACCTGTACGTACGGGCCTTGGATGGGACCTCGTCGCCTTGCCGGAAAATCGGGCCGGGATTCATCCCGCGCTGGTGGGTGGATCCTGTCACACGTGATACCTTCCTGATCTATACCAACTCGGCCATCGATGACGCCAGCTCGCGGTGGGCAGACGGCAAAACGTTTCTGCAAAAGGTTTCCGGCGGCGCTCCGCAAGGGGACCCCCGTCCCCTGGCGGCGCAGGGGGGCTTCCATGACGGGTATTCCGCGGATGGCCGCTACCTTGCCACGGGATACCGGCTACTGAAGCTGGAAAACCTCGCCTCCGGCCAAGCGAAGGTCCTTTTCACCGCGCCGAAGAACGGCAAAGCGCCGGGCGATACATCGCAGGTTTGCAACGTTTCCATCTCCCCGGATTCCACCGGGCGCACCCTGTTTCTGGACTTCGGATACCCCGGCGTCAGCGCCCTGACCCGCGGTTCCTACGACATCCATCAGGTGGCCTTCATGGCGGGGCCAGACGGGGACGTGATGCGATGGTATAAGTCGCCGCCGGATGAATCGGGTTTCGAGGACCTGGAATGGACCAATGATCCGGACATCGCGGTGACCGGGGCGACGGACGCCAGCCAAGCGCGCCGGCACCTTTATCTGCTCGACCTTAAGGATTCGACCATGCTCCGGATCGTCACGGGAACCCAGATCATGCAACCCGCCTTTTGGCTCGGATCTTCGCGCGGCATTCCCCAGGGAGGGTTGTCCGCGGATAGCCTGGGTTGGTATGACGATCCCTTGACCACCGCTACGCGGGAGGTTTTCGCGTTCAAGATGCATCTCTTCTGGGAAAACAACGATCGACTTGAGGCTGCGTTCGTCGGTAGCTCGCAAATGACGGACGGATTGGATCCCTCCCAAGTGACATGCGTAAAGGGTTTCAACCTGGCTTACGGCGCCGGCGATCTAAAGGGCGTGGATTTCGTCTTGCGGCATTACGTGATGACGCGTTGCCCGAAGCTGCGGTTGGTCGCCATTAGCGTTCCGCTCGGTTGGTTGAACCTTCACGATAACGACTTCAGTTGGACCAACGCGGTAGAGGGCAGCAAGGGACTGGTTTACGACGAGAACCATGATTTCTGGCCATTGGGATTACCTTCCGGATTCCGGGAACTCGCGGTGAGCGCGCCTTACCCGAGCATAGGCATCGATTCCTTGGGCTTATACTCATTTCCCACCAACGGCTGGGGCAGCAATCTATCGGAATGGGCCGGGCCGGACTGGGACGTTTCCAACGCCGAGTACCAGGGCAATTTCCCCGTCCTGGAGCGTCTCGTGGCGGAGTTGTCGCAAGGTAACGTGCAGGTGGCATTCGTGGTTTTCCCGCAAAGTCCGGCTTATAAGGGGATGCACAGCTTCAGCGTATGGGGCCCAAGCTGGGATACGGCCCGCCGCATCCTGGACCAGCTTTCCGCCCTCCAGGCGAAGTATCCCGGCTTCCATCTGATCGATCTCAACCAAAACGGCGATCATGGTTTTACCGACGCCGATGCCTACGACGACATGCACTTAAGCGGCGCCGGAGCCAAAAAGGCGGGGGCCATGCTCAATCTGGAGTTCGCGAAAATGCTAGGTAAGTAA